The Mycolicibacterium parafortuitum nucleotide sequence TCGGTGTAGGTCATCTCACCCGACTGCACCTTGGCGGCGAGGCCGGCGTCGACGTCCTTGAGGTGCGCATGTTTGATGCGGTCCGGTACCTCCCGGGCCAGCGTCAGCGGATCGGTGCCGCCGATGAGCAGGTGGCCGGTGTCCAGGCACAGCGGGATACGCGATCCGGTCAGCACCCGGTCCACCTCGGCGCGGGTCTCCACCAGCGTGCCGACGTGAGGGTGCAGCACCGCGGTCAGGCCTCGTGCCGCGATGATGCCGGCCAGCCGGTCCAGGTTTGAAAGCATTGTCCGCCACTGTGTGTCGGCGAGCACCGGACGCTCGTCGTAGCCGTCCTGACCGGTTGCCGCGGCGAGCACCACGACACCGGCTCCGGCGGCGACCAACGACTCCAGCGGGCCTGCGAGGTCGTCGGCCGGGTCGTGGTCGTCGCGGTAGAGCACCACCGGGACGAAGCCGCCCACACACGCGAGCCCGTGTCCGTCGAGCAGCCGCACCAGTTCGACGGTGTCGGATGGAAGGAAGCCGTCGGGGCCGAGTTCGGTTGCGGTCAGCCCGGCCTCGCGCATCTCGGTCAGTACCTGGTCGGGGCCCAGCTGATATCCCCAGCCCGGGACCTCACACACTCCCCACGAGATGGGTGCGCCCGCGATCTTCACTGCTTGGCCTCCTTGCGAACCGCTTCGATGCTGACCGGGACACCCCGGCGCAGGGACTCCGTTGCGGCTTCGGCGATCCACGCGACCTCGACCGCGTCGGCGACGGTGGCACCCTGAATCGGGCCGCCCCGAACGAGTTCGACGAATGCGCCCAGCTCGGTGCGGAACGCCTCGGTGAACCGGTCCATGAAGAAGTGGTGCGGCTGGCCCGACGGGAACTCGACCGCGGGGTCGGCGTTGAGCACCGGGGCACCCTGATCCCAGCCGGCCACCACGGTGTCGTCGAACCCGTGCACCTCGAGGCGGCAGTCGTAGCCGCGGCCGTTGTACCGGGCCGCGGACACCACCCCGAGTGCGCCGCCGTCGAAGCGGACCACCACGGCGGCGGTGTCGACGTCACCGTACTCGGTGAACAGCGGGTCCCCCTGCACGCTGCCGGTGGCGTACACCTCGACCACCTCTTGTCCTGTGACCCAACGGATCACGTCGAAGTCGTGCACCGCGCAGTCGCGGAAGATGCCGCCCGAACCCTTGATGTAGTCCATCGGCGGGGGAGCGGGATCCATCGTGGTGCTGCGTACGGTGGTCAGCGCCCCCAGCGATCCGCTGTCGACCGCGGCCTTCACCGCGGCGAACGCGGTGTCGAACCGGCGCTGGTAACCCACCTGGACCGGCACCCCGGAGCGGGCGATGAGATCGGCGACCCGCTGGCTCTCCGCGGCCGTCGATGCGATCGGCTTCTCGCAGAACGTCGGCAGCCCCCGCTCGACGGCGGCGAGGGTCAGTTCCGCGTGTGCCGGGGTCGCGGCGGCCACGACCACGCCGTCGACACCGGAAGACAGCAGCTTCTCCACCGAATCCATCGGTGTGGCACCGTATTTGGCGGCGACCTCACCGACGACGTCGGCGCGTTCGTCGGTGATCACCAGCCCGGAGACGTCGGGCAGGTTGGTCAGGGTCTCGGCGTGGAATGCGCCGATCCGGCCCAGCCCGATCAGTCCGAGTGTGGTCATGGGGTTCTCCGTTCGTTCTGCTCGCCGAGTGCGAGGTCGAGGTCTTGTGGGGTGAGGTCGTCGGCCAGTGCCTGCAGCACGGTGTCCACTTGGCTGGGCGGGGCGAGGCTGCCAATCGGCTGGTCGCTGTCCAGGTTGGTCGGGAACGCGTAGCCCTCCGCGGTCGCGATCACGACGTTCTCGATCTCGCGGACCGGCCGGCCCGCCGCCCGCATCGCGCGCAGCACCGGGTAGACGGCCCGCACCATGGCGGTGCGGTCCATCGCCTCCATCGCCCGCCCGAACGGCGAGCTGATCTGCATCAGGTTGGCGATGCGCCGGATGTCTGCCGAAAAGTTGGTTCCCGCACCGTGATACAGCGCCGGATTGAAGAACACCGCGTCGCCTTTGCCTAACGGCACCTGCACGTGGTGTGCGGCGAAGTAGTCGATGAACTCCGGCCGGTTGAACGCGATGTAGCCGCCGGTGAAGCGCTGCGAGTGGGGCAGCAGCATGGTCGGCCCGCTCTCAACCGGCATGTCGCAGTGCGCGACGGCGCCCTGCAGTGTCAGCGCCGGCGAGGTGCGGTGGATGTGCGCGGGGTAGGCGGCGAGGTGGTCCTCGGGAACGAACCCGAGGTGGTAGTCGCGGTGGGGGACTTGGGCCTTGCCGCCGGGATTGACGACGTTGACCTGTGAGGTCACCTGATACCGCGGGCCCAGCCATGCCTGGCAGACGAGCGCGAGCGCGTCGTTGGCGTAGTACTCGGCGAAGACCTGGGGGTCATGCAACGCGAGCTTCTGCGCGGCGTTCCAGATGCGGTCGTTGGCGCCGGGCGTGCCGAAGTGGTCGCCCGCGGCGAGCCCGGCCGAGCGCTGCGCCTCGATGATCGCGAAGAACGCGTCGCTGGCCCGATCCACGATGCCGGGGTCGAACGCGCCGGTGAACACCACGACCCCGGGCCCGTCGGACAGCGCGCGGATGAGTTCGGCCTGCAGCGCCCGCCTGCTGACCGCGCCGGCCATCGCCTGCGCCGAGTAGACGAGCACGTTGCCGCGCACCTCCTCGGCGTGCGGGTAGTCGGCCAGGGCGGTGTCGCGCTCCACCTGCGCGCGGAAGTCGTCCAGGCTCAGATCGGATTCGCCGAGCCAGGGTGCCTGCTCGGCGTCGAGGGGCTCGGCGTGGAGGGGCGTCATGGCAGTAGTCTTGCTGTGATCGAGGACGCAATCAACGGCATAAACCCATCAAAAACACCTCACCAATTGCCCGCGAGCAGACGCGAACTTGCACCTTTCGGGGCGAATGCGTGCGCGTTCGCGTCTGCTCGCGGGGGAACCAGGGGGCCGACGGTGCCGCACCGCTACAAAGTGCGCGAGATCGCGCAGCAGGCCGGTCTCAGCGAGGCGACGGTCGACCGCGTGCTGCACCAGCGGCCCGGGGTCCGGGAGAGCACCGTCGCCGAGGTCAACCAGGCGATCGCCGACCTGGACAAACAGCGTGCGCAGTTGCGACTGAACGGCCGTCGCTACCTGATCGACGTCGTGATGCAGACCCCACGGCGATTCTCGGACGCGTTCCGCGCGGCCGTCGAGGCCGAACTGCCCGCGTTCGCGCCGGCGATGGTGCGTGCGCGGTTCCATCTGTGGGAGTCGGGCACCACCGCCCAGATGGTGGACACGCTGGCACGGCTGCGCGGCAGTCACGGCGTCGTACTCAAAGCGCAGGACGAACCCGAGGTGGCCGAGGCGATCGACCGCCTCGTCGATTCCGGCGTCCCGGTGGTCACCTACACCACCGACGTGCCGGCCAGCGCCCGCTGCGGCTATGTCGGAATCGACAACCACGGAGCCGGCGTGACCGCGGCCTACCTGGTTGCGCAGTGGCTCGGCGAGAATCCATCCGGTGTCCTGATCACGTTGAGCCGCACGGTGTTCCGGGGGGAAGGTGAGCGCGAGGTCGGGTTCCGGTCGGCGCTGCGCGGTTCCGGGCGTCCGGTGGTCGAGGTCAGCGACGCCGACGGGATCGACGCGACGCAGGAGCGGTTGGTCCTCGACGCGCTGAAGGCCAATCCCGGGGTGGAGGCGGTGTACTCCGTCGGCGGCGGCAACGTCGCGACCGTCGCGGCGTTCGACAAGCTCGGGCGCGAGTGTCGGGTGTTCGTGGCCCACGACCTCGACGCGGACAACCGTCGGCTGTTGCGGGAGGGGCGCATCTCGGCCGTTCTGCACAACGATCTCCGGGCCGACGCGCGGCTGGCACTGCGGCTGATCCTGCAGGAGCGGGGCGCGCTGCCGGTGGAGCCGGCCAGGCCGGTGCCCATCCAGATCGTCACGCCCTACAACCTGCCGGTGCACTACTGAGTGGTGCTCCGGAACAGCCGAATCGCCGAATCGCGGCACCCCTCGTTACCATTTGGTGTCCCACGGTGTCTTGAGCGCCGACAAATGCCAGGAGATCAATCGGTGCCGCGAGACCTTGTCAACGGTGTGACCATCCTGGGGAACCTGGCCATCGACATCATCAACGGCGGCCCGGCGAGCCCGGGTGGCTGCGCTTCGTTCGCCGGCACCGCGCTGGAGGCCTCCGGAGGTGCGGGCCGCATCGTCGCGATGGGCGCCGAGTCCGACCACGCACTGTTCGATGCGCTGTGCCAGCGATTCGGCGACATGATCCAGGTCCTTCCTGCCGATCGCACCAGCGCGTTCCACCTCGACTACGACGACATCGACCACCGCCACATGGCCGTCGACGAGATCGGGCCGGTCTGGGGCGCCGCCGAGATCGAGGCCGCCGATCCGGACACCACCTGGGTGCACCTCGCGCCGCTGTTGCGCACGGATTTCCCGGCCGAGACGCTGGCGCTGCTGTCCGCGCGCGGGCACCGCGTCGCCTACGACGGTCAGGGCCTCGTGCGCGCCGACCGGCGCGGTCCGCTCGTGGAGGACCGGCATTTCTCCGCCGATCTGCTGACCCATCTCGACGTCCTGAAGCTGGCCGAGGACGAGGCCGTCGTGGTGGCCGACGGCCCGTTCGACGCCGAGGCCGCCGAACGGCTCGGGGTTCCGGAGATCGTGGTGACCTACGGCTCCGAGGGCTGCCACATCTATACCGACGGCGGCGTCATCCACGTCCCCGCGGCGTGGCGGGTGCTCGACGTGCAGACCACGGGCGCCGGTGACATGTTCACCGCGAGCTATGTGGCCAATCGGGCAGCAGGTGCCGATCCCCGGCGCGCCGCCGAACAGGCGAGCAAGCTCGTCGCTTCCGAACTCGACAAGCGCCGGGTCGGGTCCGTACCGCTCTGAGCCGCCCCCGGTGCTCGCTGTGCTTGCTGCGGGCTACCGACCGGTAACCCCAGTCTTAGAGAATGCCATTCTCCTGAACGTGACGAACGCCACAAAACCCCGCGCTGTTTCCTGGCGGGGACGTGTTGAGCTGGGTATACGTGTCAGCTTTACTTGGCGGTAACCCGTGAGTCCTTTTCTGGTCAGCCTAAGAGAAGTGCAATAATCGGTACTCCCAGTGACAGAAACATTTGGGTAGCCATTTCGTATCGGAGCGACGTGCACTTCGCGGCCGCCGGCTGAGCCGGCAATGCAGCCGGAGTTGCGACGCGGAGATGTGCGGCCTGACGAGACGTTGAGAGGCAGGGTCGTGAGTTCAAACGGCAGTGACTCCGCTAACGGCACCGCCCCCCGGCAAAAGCTGGAGAAGGTCGTCATCCGGTTCGCCGGTGACTCCGGTGACGGTATGCAGCTGACCGGCGACCGCTTCACCTCAGAAGCCGCGCTGTTCGGCAACGACCTTGCCACCCAACCGAATTACCCGGCGGAGATCCGGGCGCCCCAGGGCACGCTGCCGGGCGTCTCGTCGTTCCAGATCCAGATCGCCGACTACGACATCCTGACCGCAGGCGACCGCCCCGACGTGCTCGTCGCGATGAACCCGGCCGCGCTGAAGGCCAACGTCTCCGACCTGCCCCGCGGCGGCCTGATCATCGCGAACTCCGACGAGTTCACCAAGCGCAACCTCGCCAAGGTCGGTTACGACTCCAACCCCCTGGAGAGCGACGAACTGTCCGACTACGTCGTGCAGGCGGTGCCGATGACGACGCTGACGCTCGGCGCCGTCGAGGAGATCGGCGCGACCAAGAAAGACGGTCAGCGCGCCAAGAACATGTTCGCGCTCGGACTGCTGTCGTGGATGTACGGCCGCGAGCTCGCGCACAGCGAGGCGTTCATCCGCGAGAAGTTCGCCCGCAAGCCCGACGTCGCCGAGGCCAACGTCCTCGCGTTGAAGGCCGGGTGGAACTTCGGTGAGACCACCGAGGCGTTCGCGACCACCTACGAGGTCGCGCCGGCGAAGCTCAAGACCGGCGAATACCGGCAGATCTCCGGCAACACCGCGCTCGCGTACGGCCTCGTCGCCGCCGGTCACCTGTCCAACCTGCAGGTCGTGCTCGGCACCTACCCGATCACGCCCGCGTCGGACATCCTCCACGAGCTGTCCAAGCACAAGAACTTCAACGTGATGACGTTCCAGGCCGAGGACGAGATCGCCGGTATCGGTGCCGCGATCGGCGCCTCCTACGGCGGCGCGCTCGGGGTGACCAGCACCTCTGGTCCCGGTATCTCGCTGAAGTCGGAGGCCATCGGCCTGGCCGTGATGACCGAGCTGCCGCTGATCGTCATCGACGTCCAGCGCGGCGGCCCGTCGACAGGTCTGCCGACCAAGACCGAGCAGGCCGACCTGCTGCAGGCGATGTTCGGCCGCAACGGTGAGTCCCCGGTGGCGCTGCTGGCGCCGCGCTCGCCGTCGGACTGCTTCGACATCGCGGTCGAGGCCGCGCGGATCGCGATCGACTACCACACGCCGGTGATGATCCTGTCCGACGGCGCGATCGCGAACGGCTCGGAGCCGTGGGCCATCCCGGACATCTCGACGTACGAGCCGATCGAGCACACCTTCGCCAAGGAGGGTGAGCCGTTCCAGCCCTACGCGCGCGATCCCGAGACGCTGGCCCGTCAGTTCGCCGTCCCCGGCACTCCGGGTCTCGCGCACCGCATCGGCGGCCTGGAGTCGGCCAACGGCTCCGGCAACATCTCCTATGAGCCGAAGAACCACGACCTGATGGTCCGGCTGCGCCAGGAGAAGATCGGCGGAATCAAGGTCCCCGACCTCGAGGTCGACGATCCGACCGGCGATGCGGACCTGCTGATGCTCGGCTGGGGCTCCAGCTACGGCCCGATCGGCGAGGCCTGCCGACGCGCCCGGCGCAAGGGCATCAAGGTGGCCCACGCCCAGCTGCGGCACCTGAACCCGTTCCCGGCCAACCTCGGCGACGTGCTCAACAAGTACGCCAAGGTGGTCGTCCCGGAGATGAACCTCGGCCAGCTCGCGCTGCTGCTGCGCGGCAGGTACCTGGTCGA carries:
- a CDS encoding Gfo/Idh/MocA family protein, giving the protein MTTLGLIGLGRIGAFHAETLTNLPDVSGLVITDERADVVGEVAAKYGATPMDSVEKLLSSGVDGVVVAAATPAHAELTLAAVERGLPTFCEKPIASTAAESQRVADLIARSGVPVQVGYQRRFDTAFAAVKAAVDSGSLGALTTVRSTTMDPAPPPMDYIKGSGGIFRDCAVHDFDVIRWVTGQEVVEVYATGSVQGDPLFTEYGDVDTAAVVVRFDGGALGVVSAARYNGRGYDCRLEVHGFDDTVVAGWDQGAPVLNADPAVEFPSGQPHHFFMDRFTEAFRTELGAFVELVRGGPIQGATVADAVEVAWIAEAATESLRRGVPVSIEAVRKEAKQ
- a CDS encoding 2-oxoacid:acceptor oxidoreductase subunit alpha, which produces MRRGDVRPDETLRGRVVSSNGSDSANGTAPRQKLEKVVIRFAGDSGDGMQLTGDRFTSEAALFGNDLATQPNYPAEIRAPQGTLPGVSSFQIQIADYDILTAGDRPDVLVAMNPAALKANVSDLPRGGLIIANSDEFTKRNLAKVGYDSNPLESDELSDYVVQAVPMTTLTLGAVEEIGATKKDGQRAKNMFALGLLSWMYGRELAHSEAFIREKFARKPDVAEANVLALKAGWNFGETTEAFATTYEVAPAKLKTGEYRQISGNTALAYGLVAAGHLSNLQVVLGTYPITPASDILHELSKHKNFNVMTFQAEDEIAGIGAAIGASYGGALGVTSTSGPGISLKSEAIGLAVMTELPLIVIDVQRGGPSTGLPTKTEQADLLQAMFGRNGESPVALLAPRSPSDCFDIAVEAARIAIDYHTPVMILSDGAIANGSEPWAIPDISTYEPIEHTFAKEGEPFQPYARDPETLARQFAVPGTPGLAHRIGGLESANGSGNISYEPKNHDLMVRLRQEKIGGIKVPDLEVDDPTGDADLLMLGWGSSYGPIGEACRRARRKGIKVAHAQLRHLNPFPANLGDVLNKYAKVVVPEMNLGQLALLLRGRYLVDVQSVTKVEGMAFLADEVEGIIDSALDGTLGDKEIEKAKFARLAAATVESVGVSA
- a CDS encoding phytanoyl-CoA dioxygenase family protein, with amino-acid sequence MTPLHAEPLDAEQAPWLGESDLSLDDFRAQVERDTALADYPHAEEVRGNVLVYSAQAMAGAVSRRALQAELIRALSDGPGVVVFTGAFDPGIVDRASDAFFAIIEAQRSAGLAAGDHFGTPGANDRIWNAAQKLALHDPQVFAEYYANDALALVCQAWLGPRYQVTSQVNVVNPGGKAQVPHRDYHLGFVPEDHLAAYPAHIHRTSPALTLQGAVAHCDMPVESGPTMLLPHSQRFTGGYIAFNRPEFIDYFAAHHVQVPLGKGDAVFFNPALYHGAGTNFSADIRRIANLMQISSPFGRAMEAMDRTAMVRAVYPVLRAMRAAGRPVREIENVVIATAEGYAFPTNLDSDQPIGSLAPPSQVDTVLQALADDLTPQDLDLALGEQNERRTP
- a CDS encoding LacI family DNA-binding transcriptional regulator, translating into MPHRYKVREIAQQAGLSEATVDRVLHQRPGVRESTVAEVNQAIADLDKQRAQLRLNGRRYLIDVVMQTPRRFSDAFRAAVEAELPAFAPAMVRARFHLWESGTTAQMVDTLARLRGSHGVVLKAQDEPEVAEAIDRLVDSGVPVVTYTTDVPASARCGYVGIDNHGAGVTAAYLVAQWLGENPSGVLITLSRTVFRGEGEREVGFRSALRGSGRPVVEVSDADGIDATQERLVLDALKANPGVEAVYSVGGGNVATVAAFDKLGRECRVFVAHDLDADNRRLLREGRISAVLHNDLRADARLALRLILQERGALPVEPARPVPIQIVTPYNLPVHY
- a CDS encoding sugar phosphate isomerase/epimerase family protein, whose amino-acid sequence is MKIAGAPISWGVCEVPGWGYQLGPDQVLTEMREAGLTATELGPDGFLPSDTVELVRLLDGHGLACVGGFVPVVLYRDDHDPADDLAGPLESLVAAGAGVVVLAAATGQDGYDERPVLADTQWRTMLSNLDRLAGIIAARGLTAVLHPHVGTLVETRAEVDRVLTGSRIPLCLDTGHLLIGGTDPLTLAREVPDRIKHAHLKDVDAGLAAKVQSGEMTYTEAVAAGMYVPLGAGDVDIAGIVTALEDNGFDGWYVMEQDKILAGAPGAGEGPLDDVLASVRFLQGAASGVAS
- a CDS encoding PfkB family carbohydrate kinase, producing MTILGNLAIDIINGGPASPGGCASFAGTALEASGGAGRIVAMGAESDHALFDALCQRFGDMIQVLPADRTSAFHLDYDDIDHRHMAVDEIGPVWGAAEIEAADPDTTWVHLAPLLRTDFPAETLALLSARGHRVAYDGQGLVRADRRGPLVEDRHFSADLLTHLDVLKLAEDEAVVVADGPFDAEAAERLGVPEIVVTYGSEGCHIYTDGGVIHVPAAWRVLDVQTTGAGDMFTASYVANRAAGADPRRAAEQASKLVASELDKRRVGSVPL